The following proteins are encoded in a genomic region of Sulfurovum indicum:
- the mog gene encoding molybdopterin adenylyltransferase gives MDKIKIGVVTTSDRASQGIYEDISGVAIMDTMKEYLLNECEYEYRCIPDEQSIIETTLIELSRDMNCDLIVTTGGTGPAPRDVTTEATENVCQKLLPGFGEQMRAVSLQYVPTAILSRQTAGICNGSLIINLPGKPKSIRECLDAVFPAVPYCIDLIGGNYMEANEEVIKVFRPKK, from the coding sequence ATGGATAAGATAAAGATCGGTGTGGTAACCACAAGCGACAGGGCATCACAAGGTATATATGAAGATATCTCCGGTGTGGCGATAATGGATACAATGAAAGAGTATTTGTTGAATGAATGTGAGTATGAGTACCGCTGTATACCGGATGAACAGAGTATCATTGAGACGACACTTATAGAGCTGTCACGCGATATGAACTGTGACCTTATCGTGACTACAGGGGGTACAGGTCCTGCACCAAGAGATGTAACGACAGAAGCGACAGAAAATGTCTGTCAGAAACTGCTTCCCGGGTTTGGAGAACAGATGAGGGCGGTGAGTCTCCAGTATGTACCCACAGCCATTCTTTCCCGCCAGACAGCAGGTATCTGCAACGGCTCTCTCATTATCAATCTTCCGGGAAAACCAAAATCGATCCGTGAGTGTCTCGATGCGGTATTCCCCGCAGTACCTTACTGTATCGACCTGATCGGCGGGAACTATATGGAAGCCAATGAAGAGGTGATCAAAGTCTTCAGACCAAAAAAGTGA
- a CDS encoding SDR family NAD(P)-dependent oxidoreductase, producing MGNIVITGCSTGIGLETAIYLKERGITVYPTARDPEDVRMLRERGFENAMQLDVTDPLLISRVIACVLELEGKIDVWFNNAGYGQPGAIEDIGTDLLREQFETNVFGLHECTRQIIPVMRRQGYGKIIQHSSVLGLISLFGRGAYNAAKYAVEGLTDTLRLELHGTNIYPVLLNTGPVTSHFRETAMKKLRENIDIEHSIFKEKYEKNLNADKSTVPFNLEADAVAKTVYTIILAQHPKPRYYITKATYLLGYLKRVLSTTLMDKLLLKIG from the coding sequence GTGGGCAATATCGTCATTACAGGATGCAGTACGGGTATTGGGCTTGAAACAGCTATCTATCTGAAAGAGAGAGGCATCACCGTTTACCCGACTGCCAGGGATCCGGAAGATGTCAGGATGCTTAGGGAACGGGGGTTTGAGAATGCCATGCAGCTGGATGTGACCGATCCTCTGCTTATCAGCAGGGTGATAGCATGTGTGCTTGAACTTGAAGGGAAGATCGATGTCTGGTTCAACAATGCCGGATATGGACAACCAGGTGCCATAGAAGATATCGGTACTGATCTGCTCAGAGAACAGTTTGAGACAAATGTCTTTGGTCTGCATGAGTGTACCAGGCAGATCATACCGGTGATGCGCAGACAGGGATATGGCAAGATCATACAGCACAGTTCGGTACTGGGACTCATATCACTTTTCGGAAGAGGGGCGTACAATGCCGCAAAATATGCAGTAGAGGGGCTGACCGATACGCTGAGACTGGAACTTCACGGCACAAATATCTATCCTGTACTGCTTAATACCGGACCGGTTACCAGCCATTTCAGGGAAACGGCCATGAAGAAACTTAGAGAGAATATCGATATTGAACATTCTATATTCAAAGAGAAGTACGAAAAGAACCTCAATGCGGACAAAAGTACGGTTCCTTTCAATCTTGAGGCGGATGCCGTTGCCAAAACTGTGTACACGATCATACTGGCACAACATCCGAAACCACGCTACTACATTACCAAAGCGACCTATCTTTTAGGATACTTAAAGAGAGTTTTGAGTACAACTTTAATGGATAAACTTTTACTGAAAATAGGATGA
- a CDS encoding SulP family inorganic anion transporter encodes MVDIQRYSKQNIKNDILSGALVAVALVPEAIAFSFIAGVSPVVGLYAAFIIGLITSLLGGKPGMISGATGSVAVVFVSLGLWVKQHYPDLDTEALSIMVLHYILVTSIIAGLIQIAIGLMKMGKFIRLVPQPALFGFVNGLAIVIALAQLPFLAPAHIEQYHSWFEIIKASLQENYVMYIIIAVTMLTMQYLPKISKAVPAGLVAIVVITLAVYYSGIDTKTVGDMADLSHVSFPHFVMPDLSILLSWESLKVILPTAVIVALVGLIESLLTLSVLDEMGGKRGSGNKECVALGIGNTTSGLFGGMAGCAMIGQSVINFTSGGLGRLSSFTAALLLIILVVSFSDVISAIPIAVLVGIMFMVSIGTFEFSSLKRIKHMPKSDAFVLVVVTIITIFEDLAVAVIAGIIISALVFAWEHAKIFSRTRQEGNKKIYELDGPLFFGSVTSFNEQFDVENDPDEVVIDFKKARVMDSSGAEAIDALTEKYRKAGKKLTLRHLSEDCKKTLKIAGPFCTYEEDDPTYKVAHNV; translated from the coding sequence TTGGTCGACATTCAACGATACTCGAAACAGAACATCAAAAATGACATTCTCTCAGGTGCACTGGTTGCCGTAGCACTGGTCCCAGAAGCGATCGCCTTCTCCTTTATTGCCGGGGTTTCACCGGTTGTGGGGCTCTATGCAGCGTTTATCATCGGATTGATCACCTCCTTGCTGGGCGGTAAGCCGGGGATGATCTCAGGAGCAACCGGTTCGGTGGCAGTCGTCTTCGTCTCTCTCGGACTTTGGGTCAAACAGCACTATCCTGATCTTGACACCGAAGCACTCTCCATCATGGTACTGCACTATATTCTCGTCACTTCAATCATTGCAGGACTCATACAGATCGCCATTGGTCTGATGAAGATGGGTAAATTCATCCGTCTGGTTCCCCAGCCTGCCCTTTTCGGCTTTGTCAACGGTCTGGCCATCGTGATCGCTCTCGCACAGCTTCCTTTCCTTGCCCCGGCACACATCGAACAGTATCACTCATGGTTTGAGATCATCAAAGCCAGTCTGCAGGAAAATTATGTCATGTATATTATTATTGCTGTCACGATGCTGACCATGCAGTACCTTCCAAAAATAAGCAAAGCGGTCCCTGCCGGACTTGTAGCGATCGTTGTGATCACACTGGCCGTTTACTATAGCGGTATCGATACAAAGACCGTAGGGGATATGGCTGATCTCTCCCATGTCTCTTTTCCGCATTTTGTCATGCCTGATCTCTCTATTCTTTTGAGTTGGGAATCGCTGAAGGTTATTTTGCCTACTGCGGTCATCGTAGCACTTGTCGGACTTATCGAGTCTCTGCTTACACTCTCTGTACTTGATGAAATGGGTGGGAAACGCGGTTCGGGAAACAAGGAGTGTGTAGCGCTTGGTATCGGGAATACTACCTCCGGTCTCTTTGGCGGTATGGCAGGATGTGCGATGATCGGACAGTCTGTCATCAACTTCACCTCCGGCGGTCTCGGCAGACTCTCTTCCTTTACAGCTGCTCTCCTGCTTATCATCCTTGTGGTCAGTTTCTCTGATGTCATCTCGGCCATTCCTATTGCCGTACTGGTGGGGATCATGTTCATGGTAAGCATCGGGACCTTCGAATTCTCCTCTCTCAAGCGTATCAAACACATGCCAAAATCCGATGCCTTTGTTCTGGTCGTTGTAACGATCATCACTATTTTCGAAGACCTGGCAGTGGCGGTTATCGCCGGTATTATTATCTCTGCCCTCGTCTTTGCATGGGAGCATGCAAAGATCTTTTCCCGTACCCGGCAGGAAGGGAACAAAAAGATCTATGAACTGGATGGTCCTCTCTTCTTTGGCTCTGTAACCTCTTTTAATGAACAGTTCGATGTGGAAAATGACCCTGACGAAGTGGTTATAGACTTCAAAAAAGCCAGGGTCATGGACTCTTCGGGAGCCGAAGCGATCGATGCATTGACAGAAAAATACAGAAAAGCAGGGAAGAAACTGACACTCAGACACCTTTCAGAAGACTGTAAAAAGACACTGAAGATCGCCGGACCGTTCTGTACCTACGAAGAGGATGATCCGACCTATAAAGTTGCACATAACGTATAA
- a CDS encoding hybrid sensor histidine kinase/response regulator has product MKILKHTFLLKLLILFVSLLTSLLFYHTYLSYLQYSASQKSIDIPVFLKKVAEAVEKIDEERLNTASYLAIHSKSSFERIKRAREDTDRRLLELRSLVEGKSAFHPYRIHFRGVYRALRHVRESVESLRSDKVDILFHGYHGEVFMPFTYMLSELALAQNSEVLTYYLLLYENHIELRENTVLENTLIYPLLLKKDPMTEKERVIWEQVTVNDREPNFEMVPDPVAAVDLRALLSHEAYADLLKKERGQILEDAKSGIYRVSVVSWLDKISRKMEYFGKVEAILLEQIEKSALESVSNAKIDLISYGIGTILFLLLLYKLVTLHMDQSKNKKLYKDTLRDIELVFDQNQQKKLKHLIENGNLNLIYRFLIQAIQDANQTKDMFLASMSHEIRTPLNGIVGFTQLLKETEMTEEQREFLSVVEKSSEHLLSIVNDILDLAKIKAQKIDLEYMVFDPIEHFESSVESYAGKALKENIDFNIFIDPELPTRMKGDPTKISQVIVNLVSNAIKFTPKNGKVSVSIEKVSESNDKTEVKFSVSDTGIGIAKEQQKKIFAAFSQADVSTSRKYGGTGLGLTISGKLVDLMGGKLSLTSTKGEGSTFYFTLILQNAEGAERRVVEDMHTYTAGIFDFKIGIEYDTNRNLERYIAHTGAKVKHYTAKTLFAAKERGELPDILFIDHKFHQREGEIDKFLDLESKIVIISTGEQKKNLRRYGSRIDKILYKPVTFTKTLKALRDKEESTEQKKQIYFKDIRVLVAEDNPINQKLITNVLNKAGIEVCIAKNGQEALEYRMREAFDMIFMDIEMPVMGGMEATAKILSYEHSSGKEHIPIIALTANTLSGDKAKYMGAGMEGYLSKPIELEALREIFSTYFEEKIIVESEVISE; this is encoded by the coding sequence ATGAAAATATTAAAGCATACATTTCTCCTCAAACTGCTGATCCTTTTTGTATCGCTGCTCACTTCTCTTCTTTTTTACCATACGTATCTTTCTTATCTACAATATTCCGCGTCACAAAAAAGTATAGATATTCCTGTTTTTTTAAAGAAGGTTGCTGAAGCAGTTGAGAAGATAGATGAAGAGAGGCTCAATACGGCTTCTTATCTGGCAATACATTCAAAAAGCAGTTTTGAAAGAATAAAGCGTGCAAGGGAAGATACAGATAGAAGATTATTGGAACTCAGAAGCCTGGTAGAGGGAAAGAGTGCTTTTCACCCCTATAGGATCCATTTCAGAGGTGTCTATAGAGCATTGCGTCATGTTAGGGAATCGGTAGAGAGTCTCAGAAGTGACAAGGTGGATATTCTCTTTCACGGGTATCACGGAGAAGTCTTTATGCCGTTTACCTACATGCTCAGTGAGTTGGCTCTGGCTCAGAACTCTGAAGTCTTGACATACTATCTGCTATTATATGAGAATCATATTGAATTGAGAGAAAATACAGTTCTTGAAAATACACTGATCTACCCTCTATTGCTGAAAAAAGATCCAATGACAGAGAAGGAAAGAGTGATCTGGGAGCAGGTGACGGTAAATGACAGAGAGCCAAACTTTGAGATGGTTCCTGATCCGGTTGCAGCGGTAGATCTCCGTGCACTTCTTTCACATGAAGCGTATGCCGATCTTCTCAAAAAAGAACGTGGACAGATACTTGAGGATGCCAAGAGCGGGATATACAGGGTTTCAGTCGTATCATGGCTGGATAAGATCAGTAGAAAGATGGAGTATTTCGGTAAGGTAGAGGCGATACTTCTTGAGCAGATTGAAAAGAGTGCCCTGGAGAGTGTCTCCAATGCAAAAATAGATCTTATCAGCTATGGCATCGGTACTATACTGTTCCTGCTGCTCTTATACAAACTTGTCACGCTGCATATGGACCAGAGCAAAAATAAAAAGCTCTATAAGGATACACTGCGGGATATTGAACTGGTCTTTGATCAAAATCAGCAAAAAAAGCTTAAACATCTTATTGAGAACGGCAATCTCAATTTGATCTATAGATTTCTGATACAGGCGATACAGGATGCAAATCAGACCAAAGATATGTTCCTGGCAAGTATGTCTCATGAGATACGTACTCCGCTTAACGGTATAGTGGGGTTTACTCAGCTGCTTAAAGAAACGGAGATGACAGAAGAACAAAGAGAGTTTCTCTCTGTGGTTGAAAAAAGTTCCGAACACCTCTTGAGTATTGTCAATGATATTCTTGATCTTGCCAAGATAAAGGCGCAGAAAATCGATCTGGAGTATATGGTATTTGATCCGATCGAGCATTTTGAGTCTTCTGTGGAATCCTATGCCGGTAAGGCGCTAAAAGAGAATATCGACTTCAACATTTTTATTGATCCGGAGCTGCCGACACGTATGAAAGGCGATCCTACAAAGATCTCACAAGTGATCGTCAACCTTGTAAGCAATGCGATAAAGTTTACTCCGAAGAATGGGAAAGTGAGTGTTTCCATAGAGAAAGTATCGGAAAGCAATGACAAAACAGAAGTGAAATTCTCAGTTTCTGATACCGGGATCGGTATTGCAAAAGAGCAGCAAAAGAAGATCTTTGCAGCATTTTCCCAGGCTGATGTCAGTACAAGCAGAAAGTATGGTGGAACAGGACTTGGGCTTACCATTTCCGGTAAACTTGTCGACCTGATGGGCGGCAAGCTCAGTCTTACCAGTACAAAAGGAGAAGGTTCGACTTTTTACTTTACACTTATACTGCAAAATGCTGAAGGTGCAGAACGAAGAGTTGTTGAGGATATGCATACGTATACAGCAGGGATTTTCGATTTCAAAATTGGTATAGAGTATGATACCAACAGGAATCTTGAGAGATATATTGCACATACCGGTGCGAAGGTCAAGCATTATACTGCCAAAACACTTTTTGCTGCAAAAGAGAGAGGGGAGCTTCCCGATATTCTTTTTATCGATCACAAGTTCCATCAAAGAGAAGGTGAGATCGATAAATTTTTGGACTTAGAGAGCAAAATCGTTATTATCTCAACAGGTGAGCAGAAAAAAAATCTCAGACGGTACGGTTCACGTATAGACAAGATCCTCTATAAGCCGGTTACATTTACTAAAACTCTGAAGGCGCTGCGTGATAAAGAAGAGAGTACTGAGCAGAAAAAACAGATATATTTTAAAGATATTCGTGTTCTTGTCGCAGAAGACAATCCAATTAACCAAAAACTGATCACCAATGTATTGAACAAGGCCGGTATAGAGGTGTGTATTGCAAAAAACGGTCAGGAGGCACTGGAATATCGCATGAGAGAAGCGTTCGATATGATATTCATGGATATTGAGATGCCGGTAATGGGCGGGATGGAAGCGACAGCAAAGATATTGAGCTATGAACACAGTAGCGGTAAAGAACATATTCCGATCATTGCTTTGACGGCAAACACCCTCAGCGGAGACAAGGCAAAATATATGGGGGCCGGTATGGAGGGCTACCTCTCCAAACCGATAGAGTTGGAGGCGTTAAGAGAGATCTTCAGCACTTACTTTGAGGAGAAGATCATAGTAGAATCAGAGGTTATTTCAGAATAA
- a CDS encoding rhodanese-like domain-containing protein translates to MRTLFLLLLPALLSAGSNSLEHQGIKVTANGKTYSVKRIIPKECKSVPINNEMLWTGNYANPKVPEACKSTYVHTKGKLLPMHLDEELETYGELEVLATIKEMQTDKNLLLIDSRKESWFEYRTIPGAVNVPFHYFKERESYEFHFESALKSLGVTITKDEEYDFSHAKTLVLFCNGPWCSQSPSMIFALLEIGYPAEKIKWYRGGMQDWLGAGMTSTRD, encoded by the coding sequence ATGCGGACCCTGTTTTTGTTACTTCTCCCTGCTCTGCTCTCTGCCGGCTCCAACAGCCTGGAACATCAAGGTATCAAGGTCACAGCCAATGGCAAAACCTACAGTGTCAAACGTATTATCCCCAAAGAGTGTAAAAGTGTTCCCATAAACAACGAAATGCTCTGGACAGGCAACTATGCCAACCCAAAAGTGCCCGAAGCCTGCAAATCAACCTATGTACATACCAAAGGGAAGCTCCTTCCCATGCATCTGGATGAAGAGCTTGAAACATACGGTGAACTGGAAGTGCTGGCAACGATTAAAGAGATGCAGACCGATAAAAATCTTCTGCTTATAGACAGTCGCAAAGAGAGTTGGTTTGAATACCGTACGATACCCGGCGCGGTCAATGTACCGTTTCACTATTTTAAAGAACGTGAAAGTTATGAGTTTCATTTTGAATCTGCACTCAAATCTTTGGGGGTTACGATAACTAAAGATGAAGAGTATGATTTCAGCCATGCCAAAACACTGGTACTTTTCTGTAACGGTCCATGGTGCAGCCAGTCACCCAGTATGATCTTTGCACTGCTTGAGATCGGATATCCGGCTGAAAAGATCAAATGGTACCGGGGAGGAATGCAGGACTGGCTCGGTGCAGGAATGACGTCTACAAGAGATTAG